A genomic region of Mycolicibacterium poriferae contains the following coding sequences:
- a CDS encoding transglycosylase domain-containing protein — protein sequence MNSDRRHDRSGQDARAGHHADGVSARPPQHRPDGPRHRTPGPDLQRRPPGAPDDRRTAILPPVRDDVPPHLRDPIDSVKRALDGGPPKRPPPPPPPTGGGGSGGDGPTGGPSWRDRINWRWVRRGSLIAAVVLIVLPLLTFGMAYMIVDVPKPGDIRTAQVSTILASDGSEIAKVVPPEGNRVDVSIDQIPVHVRDAVMAAEDRDFYSNPGFSFTGFLRAAKNNIFGGDLQGGSTITQQYVKNALVGDARSGVGGLVRKAKELVISTKMSGEWSKDQVLESYLNIIYFGRGAYGVAAAAQAYFAKPVEQLNVAEGALLAALIQRPSALDPAVDPDSAAARWNWVLDGMVEIGALSEQDRQAQVFPPTIPPDAASTQNQTTGPNGLIERQVINELLEIFDINEQTLNTEGLQITTTINPQAQAAAVDAADEYMEGQDPDMRTAIVSIDPKTGGVEAYYGGTDAAGFDFAQAGLPTGSSFKVFALVAALEQGMGLGYQVDSSPVTVNGIEISNVEGNSCGTCNIAEALKRSLNTSYYRLMLELENGPADVADAAHRAGIAESFPGVEHTLSEDGQGGPPNNGVVLGQYQSRVIDMASAYATLAASGVYHKPHFVQKVVNAEGTVLYDASQEDNTGEQRIEKDVADNVTAAMQPIAAYSGGHALAGGRPSAAKTGTNQLGDTGANRDAWMVGFTPSLSTAVWVGTTEGTKPLENQWGSPVYGSGLPSDIWKATMDGALDGTDTESFPKPEEIGGYAGVPAPPPPPPTSTEPPPPSETVIQPTLEIAPGITIPWGPPTTVPASPAPGAPPPPPDPAAVPPGPDGQPAPVNEPGVPVAPGAPPPPP from the coding sequence GTGAATAGCGACAGGCGCCACGACCGGTCAGGCCAGGATGCCCGCGCAGGGCACCATGCTGACGGCGTGAGCGCGCGACCCCCGCAGCACCGGCCGGACGGGCCGAGGCACCGTACTCCCGGTCCGGACCTGCAGCGCCGTCCACCGGGTGCACCCGACGACCGGCGCACCGCGATCCTGCCGCCCGTGCGTGATGACGTGCCGCCGCACCTGCGCGACCCGATCGACTCGGTCAAGCGTGCGCTCGACGGCGGCCCGCCCAAGCGGCCGCCGCCCCCGCCCCCGCCCACCGGCGGTGGTGGGTCGGGCGGTGACGGTCCGACGGGCGGCCCGAGCTGGCGTGACCGGATCAACTGGCGGTGGGTGCGCCGCGGGTCGCTGATCGCCGCCGTGGTGCTGATCGTGCTTCCGCTGCTGACGTTCGGAATGGCGTACATGATCGTCGACGTCCCCAAACCCGGGGACATCCGCACCGCGCAGGTGTCGACGATCCTGGCCAGCGACGGCAGCGAGATCGCCAAGGTGGTGCCGCCCGAGGGCAACCGGGTCGACGTCAGCATCGACCAGATCCCGGTGCACGTCCGCGACGCCGTGATGGCCGCCGAGGATCGCGACTTCTACTCCAACCCGGGGTTCTCGTTCACCGGCTTCCTGCGCGCGGCCAAGAACAACATCTTCGGCGGTGACCTGCAGGGCGGGTCGACGATCACCCAGCAGTACGTCAAGAACGCCCTGGTCGGCGACGCACGCTCCGGGGTCGGCGGCTTGGTCCGAAAAGCCAAGGAGCTGGTGATCTCGACGAAGATGTCCGGCGAATGGTCCAAGGACCAGGTGCTGGAGTCCTATCTGAACATCATCTATTTCGGCCGCGGGGCCTACGGCGTGGCCGCGGCGGCGCAGGCGTATTTCGCCAAGCCGGTCGAGCAGCTCAACGTGGCCGAGGGTGCGCTGCTGGCCGCGCTGATCCAGCGGCCGTCGGCGCTGGACCCGGCCGTCGACCCGGACTCCGCGGCCGCACGGTGGAACTGGGTGCTCGACGGCATGGTGGAGATCGGGGCGCTCTCCGAGCAGGACCGGCAGGCGCAGGTGTTCCCGCCGACCATCCCGCCCGATGCTGCCAGCACGCAGAACCAGACCACCGGGCCGAACGGACTGATCGAGCGGCAGGTCATCAACGAGCTGCTCGAGATCTTCGACATCAACGAGCAGACGCTGAACACCGAGGGTCTGCAGATCACCACCACCATCAACCCGCAGGCGCAGGCCGCCGCGGTCGACGCCGCAGACGAGTACATGGAGGGCCAGGACCCCGACATGCGCACGGCGATCGTGTCGATCGACCCGAAGACCGGCGGGGTGGAGGCCTACTACGGCGGCACCGACGCCGCCGGGTTCGACTTCGCCCAGGCCGGTCTGCCCACCGGCTCGTCGTTCAAGGTCTTTGCGTTGGTCGCGGCGCTGGAACAGGGCATGGGCCTGGGCTATCAGGTGGACAGTTCGCCGGTGACGGTCAACGGCATCGAGATCTCCAACGTCGAGGGCAACAGCTGCGGCACCTGCAACATCGCCGAGGCGTTGAAGCGTTCGCTGAACACCAGCTACTACCGGCTGATGCTGGAGCTGGAGAACGGTCCGGCCGATGTGGCCGACGCCGCGCACCGCGCCGGCATCGCCGAGAGCTTCCCCGGGGTGGAGCACACGCTGTCTGAGGACGGCCAGGGCGGCCCGCCCAACAACGGCGTGGTGCTGGGGCAGTACCAGTCTCGGGTGATCGACATGGCCTCGGCGTACGCCACGCTCGCCGCGTCGGGCGTCTACCACAAGCCGCACTTCGTGCAGAAGGTCGTCAACGCCGAGGGCACCGTGCTCTACGACGCCAGCCAGGAGGACAACACCGGCGAGCAGCGCATCGAGAAGGACGTGGCCGACAACGTCACCGCCGCGATGCAGCCGATCGCCGCCTACTCCGGCGGGCACGCGCTGGCCGGGGGTCGCCCGTCGGCCGCCAAGACCGGCACCAACCAGCTCGGTGACACCGGCGCCAACCGCGACGCCTGGATGGTCGGGTTCACCCCGTCGCTGTCGACGGCAGTGTGGGTCGGTACCACCGAGGGCACCAAGCCGCTGGAGAACCAGTGGGGTTCGCCGGTGTACGGGTCAGGTCTGCCGTCGGACATCTGGAAGGCGACGATGGACGGTGCGCTGGACGGCACCGATACCGAGTCGTTCCCGAAGCCCGAGGAGATCGGCGGATACGCCGGGGTGCCGGCGCCGCCCCCGCCGCCGCCCACCTCGACCGAGCCCCCACCGCCGTCGGAGACCGTCATCCAGCCGACGCTGGAGATCGCGCCCGGCATCACGATTCCGTGGGGGCCGCCGACCACGGTGCCCGCGTCGCCCGCACCCGGCGCGCCGCCCCCGCCGCCGGATCCGGCCGCCGTGCCGCCCGGCCCTGACGGTCAACCCGCCCCGGTGAACGAGCCTGGCGTGCCGGTCGCGCCCGGAGCCCCGCCGCCGCCCCCGTGA
- a CDS encoding DUF5318 domain-containing protein yields MRLQRQVVDYALRRRSLLAEVYSGRTGVSEVCDANPYLLRAAKFHGKPSSVMCPICRKEPLTLVSWVFGDHLGAVSGSARTAEELVLLATRYDEFSVHVVEVCRTCSWNHLVKSYVLGAIPPPKGSRRTQAARSRARTASE; encoded by the coding sequence GTGCGATTGCAGCGACAGGTGGTGGACTACGCCCTTCGGCGACGGTCCCTGCTGGCAGAGGTCTATTCGGGGCGCACCGGCGTCTCGGAGGTCTGCGACGCCAATCCGTATCTGCTGCGCGCCGCCAAGTTCCACGGCAAGCCCAGTTCGGTGATGTGTCCGATCTGCCGTAAGGAGCCGTTGACGCTGGTGTCCTGGGTGTTCGGCGATCACCTGGGGGCTGTCTCGGGGTCTGCACGCACCGCCGAAGAACTCGTCCTGCTGGCGACCCGGTACGACGAGTTCTCTGTCCATGTGGTGGAGGTATGCCGCACCTGCAGTTGGAATCACCTGGTCAAGTCGTATGTGCTCGGCGCGATCCCACCACCCAAGGGATCACGCCGCACCCAAGCCGCGCGCAGCCGTGCGCGCACGGCCAGTGAATAG
- a CDS encoding DUF1707 SHOCT-like domain-containing protein, whose translation MASGSSARRTSGTRAKDSDRNSTCAALDTALAEGQLSMTEHGERVKAATTAATLGELQALVADLQIAAPPITLSPPEKRRLPVAPGWGIKAAIAGVLVVLGIAIGWGLYGNTPSPLNFTSDPGAKSDGIPAKVLTPPRQLQSLGGLNGLLEQMRQKFGDTSGYSLTVYPDYASLERPDPADARRVLRYSYRGGWGDPSTSAKDERDVLVDLAAFDVEEVVGLLRGAPETLGINAADVDNIYLSIDPSSDITAPPGAIDLSIYVSSEFGSGYVELNADGTVKHISYPSN comes from the coding sequence GTGGCCTCGGGCAGCTCAGCACGGCGGACGTCGGGCACGCGGGCAAAGGACAGCGACCGCAACTCCACCTGCGCGGCGCTGGACACCGCGCTGGCCGAAGGTCAGCTCTCCATGACCGAACACGGCGAGCGCGTCAAGGCCGCCACCACCGCGGCCACGCTCGGCGAACTGCAGGCGCTGGTCGCCGACCTGCAGATCGCGGCCCCGCCGATCACGCTGTCGCCGCCGGAAAAGCGGCGCCTGCCCGTCGCGCCCGGGTGGGGCATCAAGGCGGCCATCGCCGGCGTCCTGGTCGTGTTGGGCATCGCGATCGGCTGGGGGCTCTACGGCAACACCCCGTCGCCGCTGAACTTCACCTCCGACCCCGGTGCGAAGTCCGACGGTATCCCGGCCAAAGTGCTGACTCCGCCGCGGCAACTTCAGTCGCTGGGTGGGTTGAACGGCCTGCTGGAGCAGATGCGGCAGAAGTTCGGGGACACCTCGGGCTACTCGTTGACCGTCTACCCGGACTACGCGTCGCTGGAGCGCCCGGACCCTGCCGACGCCCGACGCGTGCTGCGCTACAGCTACCGCGGCGGCTGGGGTGACCCGTCGACATCGGCCAAGGACGAGCGCGATGTGCTGGTCGACCTGGCTGCGTTCGACGTCGAAGAGGTGGTGGGTCTGCTCCGCGGGGCGCCCGAGACCTTGGGCATCAACGCCGCGGACGTCGACAACATCTATCTGTCGATCGATCCGAGCAGCGACATCACCGCACCCCCCGGGGCGATCGACCTGTCGATCTATGTGTCCAGCGAGTTCGGCAGCGGCTACGTCGAGCTCAACGCCGACGGCACCGTCAAGCACATCAGCTACCCCAGTAACTGA
- a CDS encoding PadR family transcriptional regulator: MLELAVLGLLLESPMHGYELRKRLTGLLGAFRAFSYGSLYPALRRMQADGLIVEDATGDGTLKVRRARRVYQLTDAGKQRFSELVADTGPQNFSDDGFGVHLAFFNRTPAEARMRILEGRRRQVEERREGLREAVARASSSFDRYTRQLHQLGLESSEREVKWLNELIAAEKSAQGHAEQT; this comes from the coding sequence ATGCTCGAACTCGCCGTCCTGGGGCTACTCCTGGAATCGCCGATGCACGGCTACGAGCTGCGTAAACGGCTCACCGGTCTGCTGGGCGCCTTCCGGGCCTTCTCGTACGGTTCGCTGTACCCGGCGCTTCGCCGCATGCAGGCCGACGGCCTGATCGTCGAGGACGCCACCGGAGACGGCACCCTGAAGGTGCGCCGCGCCCGCCGGGTGTATCAGCTCACCGACGCCGGAAAGCAACGTTTCAGCGAGTTGGTGGCCGACACCGGTCCCCAGAACTTTTCCGACGACGGTTTCGGGGTCCACCTCGCGTTTTTCAACCGCACACCGGCGGAGGCGAGAATGCGGATCCTCGAGGGCCGTCGTCGTCAGGTGGAGGAACGCCGCGAAGGTCTGCGCGAAGCCGTTGCGCGGGCGAGCAGCTCGTTCGATCGCTACACCCGGCAGCTGCATCAGCTGGGCCTGGAGTCCAGCGAACGAGAAGTCAAGTGGCTCAACGAGTTGATCGCCGCAGAGAAGTCTGCACAAGGACACGCCGAACAGACCTGA
- a CDS encoding inositol-3-phosphate synthase, with translation MTASNDVRVAIVGVGNCASSLVQGVQYYKDADENATVPGLMHVKLGQYHVRDVKFVAAFDVDAKKVGFDLSEAIFASENNTIKIADVPPTDVVVQRGPTLDGIGKYYADTIEISDADAVDVVQALKDAEVDVLVSYLPVGSEEADKFYAQCAIDAGVAFVNALPVFIASDPEWAKKFADAGVPIVGDDIKSQVGATITHRVMAKLFEDRGVALDRTYQLNVGGNMDFLNMLERTRLESKKVSKTQAVTSNLSGSLAGKVEDKNVHIGPSDHVAWLDDRKWAYVRLEGRAFGDVPLNLEYKLEVWDSPNSAGVIIDAVRAAKIAKDRGVGGPVEAASAYLMKSPPKQLADDVARAQLENFIDGK, from the coding sequence ATGACCGCAAGCAATGACGTCCGGGTCGCGATCGTCGGCGTGGGCAACTGCGCGTCATCGCTCGTTCAGGGCGTGCAGTACTACAAGGATGCCGACGAGAACGCCACCGTTCCCGGGTTGATGCACGTCAAGCTCGGCCAGTACCACGTGCGCGACGTCAAGTTCGTCGCCGCATTCGACGTGGACGCCAAGAAGGTCGGCTTCGACCTGTCCGAGGCCATCTTCGCCTCCGAGAACAACACCATCAAGATCGCCGACGTGCCGCCCACCGACGTCGTCGTACAGCGCGGACCGACCCTCGACGGCATCGGCAAGTACTACGCCGACACCATAGAGATCTCCGACGCCGACGCCGTCGATGTGGTCCAGGCGCTCAAGGACGCCGAGGTCGACGTGCTGGTGTCCTACCTGCCCGTCGGGTCCGAGGAAGCCGACAAGTTCTACGCGCAGTGCGCCATCGACGCCGGTGTGGCGTTCGTCAACGCGCTGCCGGTGTTCATCGCCTCGGATCCTGAGTGGGCCAAGAAGTTCGCCGACGCCGGTGTCCCGATCGTCGGTGACGACATCAAGAGCCAGGTCGGCGCCACCATCACCCACCGCGTGATGGCCAAGCTGTTCGAGGACCGCGGCGTCGCGCTCGACCGCACCTACCAGCTCAACGTCGGCGGCAACATGGACTTCCTGAACATGCTCGAGCGCACCCGGCTCGAGTCGAAGAAGGTGTCCAAGACCCAGGCCGTCACGTCCAACCTGTCCGGCTCGCTGGCCGGCAAGGTCGAAGACAAGAACGTTCACATCGGCCCGTCCGACCATGTCGCGTGGCTCGACGACCGCAAGTGGGCCTACGTGCGCCTCGAGGGCCGCGCCTTCGGCGACGTGCCGCTGAACCTGGAGTACAAGCTCGAGGTGTGGGACTCCCCCAACTCGGCCGGCGTGATCATCGACGCCGTGCGCGCCGCCAAGATCGCCAAGGACCGCGGTGTCGGTGGGCCCGTCGAGGCGGCCTCGGCCTACCTGATGAAGAGCCCGCCCAAGCAGCTCGCCGACGATGTCGCGCGCGCCCAGCTGGAGAACTTCATCGACGGGAAGTAA
- a CDS encoding enhanced intracellular survival protein Eis — translation MRPTSVVCQRREVTASSEVIVRGVEGGDWPGMALLAATCFGLWHPPDARQMWQSLVAPGCAVVACDGSDVVGTAVALDLEVTVPGGAVLPMAGVSWVAVSPTHRRRGVLRAMFAELHTRMGRFPIAGLEASEAGIYGRFGYGRATEAHRLTVERGSARFHESVADPGGVRLAHAAEHREQLEEIFERWRRQTPGGLHSPRQLWDEVLTDRPEARDGGSALFCLLHPDGFALYRVHGGERKDRIEITKFTAVTADAHVALWRTLLGMDLMDSVSVHTHPGEALPYLLTDPRLVRTTGVDDGLWLRLIDVPAALRARTYAADVSVVLDISDAVLGGGGRFALEVRDGRARCVPTTADVDVHTDLSVLGSLYFGAHRASAFATAGRLRCANPRLVAALDAAFASDVPAQLGFGF, via the coding sequence ATGCGGCCTACCTCCGTGGTGTGTCAACGTCGGGAGGTGACTGCATCGTCGGAGGTGATCGTCCGGGGCGTCGAGGGCGGCGACTGGCCGGGAATGGCGCTACTCGCCGCGACCTGTTTCGGGCTGTGGCATCCGCCGGACGCGCGCCAGATGTGGCAGAGCCTGGTGGCGCCGGGCTGCGCGGTGGTGGCGTGCGACGGATCCGATGTCGTGGGCACCGCCGTGGCGCTGGACCTCGAGGTGACGGTGCCGGGCGGCGCGGTGCTGCCGATGGCGGGGGTGTCGTGGGTGGCGGTGTCGCCGACGCATCGCCGCCGCGGTGTGCTGCGGGCCATGTTCGCCGAGCTGCACACCAGGATGGGCCGCTTCCCGATCGCGGGCCTGGAGGCCAGCGAGGCCGGCATCTACGGCCGCTTCGGCTACGGGCGCGCGACGGAGGCGCATCGACTCACCGTTGAGCGGGGGTCGGCGCGCTTCCACGAGAGCGTCGCGGACCCCGGCGGGGTGCGCCTCGCCCACGCCGCCGAGCACCGCGAGCAGCTCGAGGAGATCTTCGAGCGGTGGCGGCGGCAGACGCCGGGCGGTCTGCACAGTCCGCGGCAGTTGTGGGATGAGGTGCTCACCGACCGCCCCGAGGCCCGTGACGGCGGTAGCGCCCTGTTCTGCCTGCTGCACCCCGACGGTTTCGCGTTGTACCGGGTGCACGGCGGGGAACGTAAAGACCGCATCGAGATCACCAAGTTCACCGCGGTGACTGCGGACGCGCACGTGGCGTTGTGGCGCACGCTGCTCGGCATGGACCTGATGGATTCGGTGTCGGTGCACACCCATCCGGGGGAGGCGCTGCCGTATCTGCTGACCGACCCGCGTCTGGTTCGCACCACCGGGGTCGACGACGGGTTGTGGCTGAGGTTGATCGATGTCCCTGCCGCGTTGCGGGCGCGCACCTACGCGGCTGATGTATCGGTGGTGCTGGACATTTCGGACGCTGTGTTGGGCGGGGGCGGCCGGTTCGCGCTGGAGGTGCGTGACGGCCGGGCCCGCTGCGTCCCGACGACGGCGGACGTCGACGTGCACACCGATCTGTCGGTGCTGGGGTCGCTGTACTTCGGGGCGCACCGGGCGTCGGCGTTCGCGACGGCGGGCCGGTTGCGCTGCGCGAACCCCCGGCTGGTGGCGGCGTTGGACGCCGCGTTCGCCTCCGACGTACCCGCGCAGCTCGGCTTCGGCTTCTAA
- a CDS encoding alpha/beta fold hydrolase, with protein sequence MDDTDDELASLSEFIFLQENARQAGVSGPLPAAARIEHGPVSAVKFGDDAPRVVFLHGGGQNAHTWDTVIVGLGVPALAIDLPGHGRSAWRDDGDYGPKLNATAVEPMIREHAADADLVVGMSLGGLTALRLAVSAPELVRELVLVDVTPSAPERHTEMTDAQKGTVALVQGERTFPSFDAMLEVTVAAAPHRDRESLRRGVFHNAKRLEDGTWTWRYDSITKAEGFEGLWDDVPRLDTPTTLIRGANSFFVNDEDADAFARTAPGFRGVHVVADSGHSVQSDQPRVLTTLLRGILES encoded by the coding sequence ATGGACGACACCGACGACGAGCTGGCCAGCCTGTCCGAGTTCATCTTCCTCCAGGAGAACGCGCGCCAGGCGGGCGTCTCCGGTCCCCTGCCCGCGGCCGCGCGCATCGAGCACGGCCCCGTCAGCGCCGTGAAATTCGGCGACGACGCGCCCCGGGTGGTGTTCCTGCACGGGGGCGGCCAGAACGCGCATACCTGGGACACCGTCATCGTCGGTCTGGGTGTTCCGGCGCTGGCCATCGACCTCCCCGGCCACGGCCGCTCGGCGTGGCGCGACGACGGTGACTACGGCCCCAAACTGAACGCCACCGCCGTCGAACCGATGATCCGCGAACACGCCGCCGACGCGGACCTGGTGGTCGGCATGTCGCTGGGGGGTCTGACCGCGCTGCGGCTGGCGGTGAGCGCCCCGGAGCTCGTGCGCGAACTCGTCCTCGTCGACGTGACCCCCTCGGCGCCCGAGCGGCACACGGAGATGACCGACGCGCAGAAGGGCACCGTGGCGCTGGTGCAGGGTGAGCGCACCTTCCCCTCGTTCGACGCGATGCTCGAGGTGACGGTGGCCGCTGCTCCGCACCGGGACCGGGAGTCGTTGCGGCGCGGGGTCTTCCACAACGCCAAGCGTCTCGAGGATGGCACCTGGACCTGGCGGTATGACAGCATCACCAAAGCTGAGGGCTTCGAGGGACTGTGGGACGACGTGCCCAGGCTCGACACCCCCACGACGCTGATCCGCGGCGCCAACTCGTTTTTCGTCAACGATGAGGACGCCGATGCCTTCGCCCGCACCGCGCCCGGCTTCCGGGGCGTGCACGTCGTCGCCGATTCGGGCCACTCGGTGCAGAGCGATCAGCCCCGCGTGCTGACCACACTGCTGCGAGGGATTCTCGAAAGCTGA
- a CDS encoding PhoX family protein → MALVPLNLFVTHDGKSKRQHITCVYKCGDACSKPVPNRSDNEYFGDVVKALSRRSMLQAGGVAVLAVGAGSVLAACSSESQPAASSTASSAAPAGPPPGMNFASVAPNSEDAVVVADGYQQAVVISWGDPVLPGAPAFDVNNQTGDAQRGQFGFNNDFAGLLPIPGSRNRFLLVTNFEYVTPQFMFSGYDPDAPTREQFDVEIAAVGMGVVEVERTPDGLKPVMGRYNRRITADSPMTLTGPAAGSEFVKTAADPEGRTVAGTFANCAGGVTPWGTALSGEENFQDYFGAAEGSPAPAPVQADRLDRYGVSLEPTELKWETFDPRFDLVATPNEPNRFGYVVELNPWDPNSAPVKHSAMGRLKHEGANIYITDDGTVVAYTGDDERFDYMYKFVSSKKMQDPGPDMSNTAAMAHNMTILDEGTLYVAKLSSDIPPSEIDGSGELPPSGSFSGTGTWLPLLRSGPDGQAESLVDGITAHEVAVFTRMAADKAGATKMDRPEDFEANPKTGKVYVALTNNSKRGAPGEAGPDAANPRNDNKSGQVLEITDSHAGTDFTWDLLLVCGDPEAADTYYGGFDKSKVSPISCPDNLAFDSHGNLWISTDGNALDSNDGLFAVALDGPNRGEVKQFLTVPLGAETCGPVVTDDLVTVCVQHPGENDENSIDDPQSRWPEGGNGTARPSVVAVWKNNGQIGV, encoded by the coding sequence ATGGCGCTCGTGCCGCTCAATCTGTTTGTCACCCATGACGGAAAGTCCAAGCGACAGCACATCACGTGCGTCTACAAGTGCGGTGACGCCTGCTCCAAGCCGGTGCCCAACCGCAGCGACAACGAGTACTTCGGCGATGTCGTCAAGGCCTTGTCGCGGCGGTCGATGTTGCAGGCCGGGGGCGTCGCGGTGCTCGCCGTCGGCGCGGGCTCCGTCCTGGCCGCGTGTTCGAGCGAGTCTCAGCCCGCGGCGTCGTCGACCGCGTCGTCGGCCGCTCCCGCTGGGCCGCCTCCCGGCATGAACTTCGCCTCGGTCGCACCCAACAGCGAGGACGCGGTCGTCGTCGCCGACGGTTACCAACAAGCCGTCGTGATCAGCTGGGGGGACCCGGTGCTGCCCGGCGCGCCGGCGTTCGACGTGAACAACCAGACCGGCGACGCCCAGCGCGGCCAGTTCGGGTTCAACAACGACTTCGCCGGTCTGCTGCCCATTCCCGGCAGCCGCAACCGTTTCCTGCTGGTCACCAACTTCGAATACGTGACACCGCAGTTCATGTTCTCCGGTTACGACCCCGACGCGCCCACCCGTGAGCAATTCGATGTCGAGATCGCCGCGGTCGGCATGGGTGTCGTCGAGGTCGAGCGCACACCGGACGGTCTCAAGCCGGTGATGGGCCGTTACAACCGCCGCATCACGGCCGATTCGCCGATGACACTGACCGGGCCCGCCGCCGGCAGCGAGTTCGTCAAGACCGCCGCTGATCCCGAGGGCCGCACCGTCGCAGGCACATTCGCCAACTGCGCCGGCGGTGTGACGCCGTGGGGCACGGCGCTGTCCGGGGAGGAGAACTTCCAGGACTACTTCGGTGCCGCCGAGGGCTCCCCGGCCCCGGCGCCGGTGCAGGCCGACCGTCTGGACCGCTACGGCGTCTCGCTGGAGCCAACCGAGCTGAAGTGGGAGACCTTCGACCCGCGCTTCGACCTGGTCGCAACACCCAACGAGCCCAACCGGTTCGGCTACGTCGTCGAGCTCAACCCGTGGGATCCGAACTCCGCACCGGTCAAGCACTCCGCGATGGGTCGCCTCAAACACGAAGGCGCCAACATCTACATCACCGACGACGGCACCGTGGTCGCCTACACCGGCGACGACGAGCGCTTCGATTACATGTACAAGTTCGTGTCGTCGAAGAAGATGCAGGACCCCGGACCTGACATGAGCAATACCGCGGCGATGGCGCACAACATGACGATCCTCGACGAGGGCACGCTGTATGTGGCCAAGCTGTCCAGTGACATCCCACCCAGCGAGATCGACGGCTCCGGTGAACTGCCGCCGAGCGGGTCCTTCTCCGGCACTGGAACGTGGCTTCCGTTGCTGCGCAGCGGCCCCGACGGACAGGCCGAGTCGCTGGTGGACGGCATCACCGCCCATGAGGTGGCGGTGTTCACCCGGATGGCTGCCGACAAGGCCGGCGCGACCAAGATGGACCGCCCCGAGGACTTCGAGGCCAATCCGAAGACCGGCAAGGTGTATGTCGCGCTGACCAACAACAGCAAGCGGGGCGCGCCAGGAGAGGCCGGCCCCGACGCGGCCAACCCGCGCAACGACAACAAGAGCGGTCAGGTCCTCGAGATCACCGACAGCCACGCGGGGACCGACTTCACCTGGGATCTGCTGCTGGTGTGCGGAGATCCCGAAGCCGCCGACACCTACTACGGCGGCTTCGACAAGTCGAAGGTCAGCCCGATCTCCTGCCCCGACAACCTGGCCTTCGACAGCCACGGCAACCTGTGGATCTCCACCGACGGCAACGCCCTGGACTCCAACGACGGCCTGTTCGCCGTCGCGCTCGACGGCCCGAACCGCGGCGAGGTCAAGCAGTTCCTGACGGTGCCGCTCGGCGCCGAGACGTGTGGGCCGGTGGTCACCGACGATCTCGTCACCGTCTGCGTGCAGCACCCCGGCGAGAACGACGAGAACAGCATCGACGACCCGCAGTCCCGCTGGCCCGAGGGCGGCAACGGCACGGCGCGCCCGTCGGTGGTGGCGGTGTGGAAGAACAACGGCCAGATCGGCGTCTGA
- a CDS encoding LLM class F420-dependent oxidoreductase, which produces MTSSTRPIRIGVQLQPQHAPRYSHIRDAVRRCEDLGVDVAFNWDHFFPLYGDPDGAHYECWTMLGAWAEQTSRIEIGALVSCNSYRNPELLADMARTVDNISDGRLILGIGSGWKQKDYDEYGYEFGTAGSRLDELAAALPRIESRLGKLNPQPVRDIPILIGGQGEKKTLRMVAEHAHIWHGFTDASTYPGKAEVLDRHCADVGRDPGAIERSSGVPERSPEAAVEGAESLVALGVTLLTIGVNGPDYDLTVAEALCRWRDSRQSGVS; this is translated from the coding sequence ATGACTTCCTCCACTCGCCCCATCCGCATCGGCGTCCAGCTGCAGCCACAGCACGCGCCCCGCTACAGCCACATCCGCGACGCGGTGCGCCGCTGCGAGGATCTCGGCGTCGACGTCGCCTTCAACTGGGACCACTTCTTCCCGCTTTACGGCGATCCGGACGGTGCCCACTACGAATGCTGGACGATGCTCGGCGCGTGGGCGGAGCAGACCTCGCGCATCGAGATCGGCGCGCTGGTGTCCTGCAACTCCTACCGAAATCCCGAACTGCTGGCCGACATGGCCCGCACGGTGGACAACATCTCCGACGGCCGGCTGATCCTGGGCATCGGTTCGGGCTGGAAGCAGAAGGACTACGACGAGTACGGCTACGAGTTCGGCACGGCGGGCAGCCGACTCGACGAGCTGGCCGCCGCGCTGCCGCGGATCGAGTCGCGGCTCGGCAAGCTCAACCCGCAGCCGGTGCGGGACATCCCGATCCTGATCGGCGGGCAGGGCGAGAAGAAGACGTTGCGCATGGTCGCCGAGCACGCCCACATCTGGCACGGCTTCACCGATGCGTCCACCTATCCGGGCAAGGCCGAGGTGCTCGACCGGCACTGCGCCGACGTCGGTCGCGATCCCGGTGCGATCGAACGGTCCTCCGGCGTGCCCGAACGCAGCCCGGAGGCCGCTGTCGAGGGTGCCGAATCGCTGGTCGCGTTGGGCGTCACGTTGCTGACGATCGGCGTCAACGGACCCGATTACGACCTGACCGTGGCCGAGGCGCTGTGCCGATGGCGCGACTCGCGCCAGTCCGGCGTCAGCTGA